Genomic DNA from Peribacillus simplex:
AATTCTTAAGAATATGCCTTTCATCTGAGGAAATTTGATTTAATGAAACATTCATTGTTATACCTCTTTTACAATTAATCAACTCTCTTAATTATTTCGGCATAAACTTTCATTTGTCCTTCATGAACTAACCTGCCCTGATGCATAAAGAAAAAAAGCTGCCTTAAAGACAGCTCCGATCTTTACTAACTATTTAGCATTCGTGGTTATTAAGAATTCTGGCACATCTTACTGAACGTCATTAGTCAATCGACCGATGTTCTCGACTTCAACAACGACCTCATCCCCCGACTTGATTGGGCAGCTGCCAGATGGTGAACCCGTAGCCAAAATGTCACCGGGCTCCAGTGTCATTACCTGTGAAAGCCAGCTGATTAGAAACGGGATGCTTAGAGACATTTCATTGGTATTTCCGTCTTGGACAACGCGGCCGTTTAAAGTGGTCACAATCCGCAAATTAGTCGGATCTACCCCGGTAACGATGCACGGTCCCAAAGGTCCGAATGTATCAAATCCTTTGCCCCGCGTAAACTGTGGATCTTTTTTTGTAAGATCTCTTGCTGTGACGTCATTGAATATCGTGCAACCGAACACATAATCAAGCGCATCTTCTTCTTTGATGTTTTTTCCGCGCTTTCCAATCACCAAGGCTACTTCCCCTTCAAGTTCCACTTGGTTGGATAGCTCGTTTGGAGGAAGGATAATTTTCTCCTTGTCTGCAATAAGCGAAGATAATGGCTTCAAGAAGAGAAATGGCTCTACAAGGTTCGCCTCTCCCCCTGTTTCCTTTGCATGACCTGCATATGTCCAGCCGAAATTAACAACTTTCGAAGGTTTTACAGGTTCCAGAATTTTTACGTCACTATATTTCAGCTCTACCCCGTCATACTTTATTTCCTTGTTGACAAGTTCAGCAAAACTGCTGGATAGTTGTAATATCATCTCATCCTCAACAATACCGTAATGTATATTGCCCTGTTGATTCTGATAGCGAACTATTTTTTGTGTTTTTTGTAGCACATGCATTATGAAAAAACTCCTTTGATGATAAAGATTACCTCAGATAAAATAAAATCCGGTTCTCCTATACTATAACATGCCTGTTCTTTTACGTGAAAAAAGAGCTCTCGTCGCAACTCCATCTTCTACTAAACCGGCCTTTAGTCAATAAGATTGTATTTTATGGAACCTACAATTTATTTATAATTTTATCTGTGTATTGCCTTATATAGGCTGCAATAAATTTTCCGATTGGCAGCCCTAGTAATACATTCCCCATGAAATGTTCACTTAATTTCATGCATACAATTGCACCTATTACATTCAAAATCTTGGTGCTTATTGATTATCTCAAAAAATGAAAACTTTTGTACTGGTAATTCGTCCCTTATCCAGCTAACCTGCCTCGTTAGTGCCATAAGAAAAAGGCTGCCTCAGCAACCTTCCT
This window encodes:
- a CDS encoding fumarylacetoacetate hydrolase family protein, with translation MHVLQKTQKIVRYQNQQGNIHYGIVEDEMILQLSSSFAELVNKEIKYDGVELKYSDVKILEPVKPSKVVNFGWTYAGHAKETGGEANLVEPFLFLKPLSSLIADKEKIILPPNELSNQVELEGEVALVIGKRGKNIKEEDALDYVFGCTIFNDVTARDLTKKDPQFTRGKGFDTFGPLGPCIVTGVDPTNLRIVTTLNGRVVQDGNTNEMSLSIPFLISWLSQVMTLEPGDILATGSPSGSCPIKSGDEVVVEVENIGRLTNDVQ